The following coding sequences lie in one Deltaproteobacteria bacterium genomic window:
- a CDS encoding calcium-binding protein produces MASDTDAEDTDAEDTDPDYSDPNIPDTDGDVDVEDVRIDPTPLCPGRTAEGAECTLDDGSAGHSYCIIVDGAALETPCLPPQSCTPGESFDQGCLGDACVWNGEAFEYQSWSTPDCNTPLVLDFGEGIDFAPATANAFDLSRDGSCQSTDWPTAPWLALDRDGDGLIRGGGELFGNATAMATGGFADHGFAALAELDSNRDGKITAADREFGKLMLWQDLDDDRIGGLGELLPLPSSSLVSIDLGFRRRATCDAAGNCGLERASFEFRGPGGRTSTGEIVDVHLPCR; encoded by the coding sequence GTGGCATCGGACACCGACGCCGAGGATACCGACGCCGAGGACACCGACCCGGACTACAGCGACCCGAACATCCCCGACACCGACGGCGACGTCGACGTCGAGGATGTCCGCATCGACCCCACGCCGCTGTGCCCCGGGCGCACCGCCGAGGGTGCCGAGTGCACGCTCGACGATGGCAGCGCCGGCCACAGCTACTGCATCATCGTCGACGGCGCTGCGCTCGAGACCCCGTGCCTGCCACCGCAATCGTGCACGCCGGGCGAGAGCTTCGATCAGGGCTGTCTGGGCGACGCCTGCGTGTGGAACGGCGAGGCGTTCGAGTACCAGAGCTGGTCGACGCCCGACTGCAACACGCCCTTGGTGCTGGATTTCGGCGAGGGCATCGACTTCGCGCCGGCAACCGCCAACGCGTTCGATCTCTCGCGTGATGGTAGCTGCCAGAGCACCGACTGGCCGACCGCACCGTGGCTGGCGCTCGATCGCGACGGCGACGGCCTCATCCGCGGCGGCGGCGAGCTGTTCGGCAACGCCACCGCGATGGCGACAGGTGGCTTCGCCGACCACGGCTTCGCGGCCCTCGCCGAGCTCGACAGCAACCGCGACGGCAAGATCACCGCCGCCGATCGGGAGTTCGGCAAGCTGATGTTGTGGCAGGACCTCGACGACGATCGCATCGGCGGTCTGGGCGAGCTGCTGCCGCTGCCGAGCTCGAGCCTGGTCTCGATCGACCTCGGCTTCCGCCGCCGCGCGACCTGCGATGCCGCCGGCAACTGCGGGCTCGAGCGCGCGAGCTTCGAGTTCCGCGGTCCGGGCGGGCGCACCTCGACCGGCGAGATCGTCGATGTCCACCTGCCCTGTCGCTGA